The Populus alba chromosome 6, ASM523922v2, whole genome shotgun sequence genome contains a region encoding:
- the LOC118030837 gene encoding protein neprosin — MYCHLVLFLQSEDGDIIACVDIYKQPAFDHPALKNHTIQMQPSFIPSTETPNGERENSRPVVSQLWKKRGSCPKGTIPIRRIRRRELLRTNGRKSPEHLKGTNKTATQDRFMHLNNTKGPMLYPTPENRSTAILLTYGYNYVGASGEINVWNPRVERLPEFTTAQIWLKSGAVNNFESVEAGWTVHPAEYSDARTRFFVYWTADGYKKTGCFDLTCYGFVQTSTEIALGGAVEPGSSSFQQQYVLPINIFMDPTTTNWWLVFHDIAVGYWPGSLFSLLKHSATSVEWGGQVYSVNVRKTPHTKTAMGSGNDAEELYGFACFIGQPRILDYSKSYKYPTFVAVWKDEYNCYSAVNYKAGNANDEATFFFGGPGQSYRCP, encoded by the exons ATGTATTGCCACTTGGTATTGTTCTTGCAGAGTGAAGATGGAGATATTATTGCTTGTGTTGATATCTACAAGCAACCTGCTTTTGATCATCCTGCTCTGAAAAACCATACTATTCAG ATGCAACCCAGTTTTATTCCCTCAACAGAGACTCCAAATGGAGAACGCGAGAATTCTCGGCCAGTTGTGTCTCAACTTTGGAAAAAAAGAGGTAGTTGTCCGAAGGGAACTATTCCTATCCGCAGAATCCGAAGGCGGGAGTTATTGAGAACTAATGGGAGAAAGAGCCCTGAACATCTCAAAGGAACAAACAAAACAGCCACCCAGGATCGCTTTATGCACCTCAACAACACCAAAGGCCCAATGCTTTATCCTACTCCAGAGAATCGTTCT ACGGCAATCCTTTTGACATATGGATACAATTATGTTGGAGCCAGCGGAGAAATAAATGTGTGGAACCCACGTGTTGAAAGGTTACCTGAATTCACTACTGCTCAAATCTGGCTTAAGAGTGGTGCAGTGAACAATTTTGAAAGCGTGGAAGCAGGATGGACG GTACACCCTGCAGAATATAGTGATGCACGGACTAGATTTTTCGTGTACTGGACT GCTGATGGATACAAGAAAACAGGTTGCTTCGACCTTACTTGTTATGGATTCGTGCAAACTAGCACCGAAATTGCTCTTGGTGGAGCTGTTGAGCCCGGTTCTAGTTCATTTCAACAACAGTATGTTCTCCCAATCAACATCTTCATG GATCCAACCACAACCAATTGGTGGCTGGTATTTCACGACATTGCTGTTGGATACTGGCCTGGAAGTCTCTTCTCTTTGCTAAAACACAGTGCCACATCTGTTGAATGGGGAGGACAAGTTTATAGTGTTAATGTCAGGAAAACTCCCCACACAAAGACAGCCATGGGAAGTGGAAATGACGCGGAGGAATTGTACGGTTTTGCATGTTTCATTGGACAGCCAAGGATTCTGGATTATTCTAAGTCATACAAGTACCCTACCTTTGTTGCCGTTTGGAAAGACGAATATAATTGCTACTCTGCAGTTAATTACAAAGCAGGGAATGCAAATGATGAAGCTACATTTTTCTTCGGAGGGCCAGGTCAAAGCTATCGCTGTCCATGA
- the LOC118030834 gene encoding protein EARLY FLOWERING 3, which produces MKRGKDYDKITGPMFPRLHVNDTDKGGPRAPPRNKMALYEQLSIPSQRFNPDVMPRNSSNSSDLAPTGSSSQGSGLERHFPYPHYVPPTTPNDVAEKYHSRQPDGINLNTPVAPLMQRKKVGEEDDFTVPVFVHSGKVQGQAKMQTSAAQEKPASLCPTYSGHSSRIQNAGDNGHFGSTGLNLRPDTSNQSEDNLEVCVSSSDHIARHSTNLRTREKNDIPEEGNASQNQQYRNNLVSNFTRLHENDTCLQQETSARLQSNHSEHGDHVPESRRQKEKINIFQPGNDSHLRKDCSSPNEPEIDSECFGDKTCGSLQFRNGDKSNDASETSMVDSISVLDISPDDVVGIIGQKHFWKARRAIANQQRVFSVQVFELHRLIKVQQLIAGSPHLLLEEEVHLAKPPLKGSPCKNLPSECVVTPPVHVAKHKDNSENPNHKMECSAENAVEKTPFASVNNGQPPNFRPHAGPTTVPMAADTKMAPWCFHPSPGLQWLVPVMSPSEGLVYKPYTAPGFMGSGCGGCGPFGPIPLTGNFMTSAYAVPTSHYHQGIEVSPGAPPVGNACFPPYGMPGMNPAISGSAGSGSCGQTAQFPGGILSSNMPHQSSCNERTQKSEAVLQGMKLQASKNTSVQGSTGSSPSGRVQGVGTVQAADGRAALPPFPVTAPCPEGAPQHQETDQLSKVIKVVPHNGRSATESAARIFQSIQEGRKQYDSL; this is translated from the exons GGCAGTGGCCTTGAAAGACATTTTCCTTACCCTCATTATGTCCCTCCTACAACACCCAATGATGTGGCTGAGAAATACCATTCTCGCCAGCCTGATGGAATAAATTTGAACACTCCAGTGGCACCACTGATGCAACGAAAGAAGGTAGGTGAAGAAGATGATTTTACAGTTCCTGTTTTTGTTCATTCTGGGAAGGTTCAAGGTCAGGCTAAAATGCAGACTAGTGCAGCTCAGGAAAAACCCGCTTCCCTCTGCCCTACTTATTCAGGTCATTCATCGAGAATCCAAAATGCTGGTGATAATGGTCATTTTGGCTCCACAGGTCTCAATCTGAGACCAGACACAAGTAACCAGAGTGAAGATAACCTAGAAGTGTGTGTCTCAAGTAGTGATCATATAGCAAGACATTCCACAAATTTGCGAACCAGAGAAAAGAATGACATACCTGAAGAAGGCAATGCATCTCAAAATCAGCAATATCGAAATAACCTTGTGTCTAATTTTACCAGATTACATGAAAATGATACTTGTTTGCAACAAGAGACTTCGGCTAGGTTGCAATCAAATCACAGTGAACATGGTGACCATGTTCCTGAGTCGAGGAggcaaaaggagaaaataaacatttttcaGCCTGGAAATGACTCTCATTTGAGGAAGGATTGTAGTAGTCCCAATGAACCTGAAATTGACAGTGAATGTTTTGGAGACAAGACTTGTGGGTCATTGCAATTCAGAAATGGAGACAAAAGCAATGACGCCTCTGAGACCTCCATGGTGGATTCTATATCAGTGTTGGATATTTCTCCAGATGATGTTGTGGGAATTATTGGTCAGAAACATTTCTGGAAAGCAAGAAGAGCAATTGCCAA TCAACAAAGAGTGTTTTCCGTACAAGTGTTCGAGTTGCATAGACTGATAAAG GTTCAGCAACTGATCGCAGGATCCCCACATCTCTTACTTGAGGAAGAGGTTCATCTGGCCAAACCTCCTCTGAAGGGCTCTCCTTGTAAGAACCTTCCATCAGAATGTGTTGTAACACCTCCAGTTCATGTTGCCAAGCACAAAGATAATTCAGAGAACCCAAACCATAAGATGGAATGTTCTGCAGAGAATGCAGTTGAGAAGACACCCTTCGCTTCTGTGAACAATGGCCAGCCTCCAAATTTCAGGCCCCATGCAGGACCGACAACAGTTCCTATGGCTGCTGACACCAAAATGGCTCCTTGGTGTTTCCATCCTTCTCCTGGACTTCAATGGTTAGTTCCTGTAATGTCCCCCTCAGAAGGACTTGTATATAAGCCTTACACTGCCCCTGGATTCATGGGATCGGGTTGTGGAGGATGTGGACCCTTTGGGCCAATTCCCTTGACAGGCAACTTTATGACTTCAGCTTATGCGGTTCCAACATCTCATTATCATCAAGGAATTGAGGTCTCACCAGGTGCTCCTCCAGTTGGTAATGCTTGCTTCCCCCCATATGGCATGCCAGGAATGAACCCAGCCATCTCAGGTTCTGCAGGGTCTGGTTCCTGTGGTCAAACTGCTCAGTTTCCAGGAGGCATTTTGAGCTCGAACATGCCACATCAAAGCTCATGTAATGAACGGACTCAAAAGAGTGAAGCTGTTTTACAAGGTATGAAGCTTCAGGCATCTAAAAACACTTCCGTACAAGGAAGTACAGGTAGCAGTCCCAGTGGCAGAGTGCAAGGGGTTGGGACTGTTCAAGCTGCTGATGGAAGAGCTGCGCTCCCACCTTTCCCAGTGACGGCTCCTTGCCCTGAGGGAGCCCCGCAGCATCAAGAGACAGACCAGCTGTCAAAAGTGATCAAGGTTGTGCCTCACAATGGTAGATCTGCTACTGAATCAGCAGCTCGAATTTTCCAATCCATACAGGAAGGGAGAAAACAATATGACTCTCTTTAG